From Parasphaerochaeta coccoides DSM 17374, a single genomic window includes:
- the thrA gene encoding bifunctional aspartate kinase/homoserine dehydrogenase I — translation MKDIRVHSLPGTLALDADAPEKLAEIAALVPAIHVFIIGPVRRVSYDLAFSIRQSHGNAEAAMKALEDGQELWNHLVYDRLGKGKASGSISAHIASNIATAREILHVLDGSLAFPGGSDRYVDALGSHWAAEICRAAMKQKGMDVVLVDYPQALRKGNSILTSPIVLIYGDIRGEEDIDVSTDPDGETLAEHAASRLGPLLGAGGITFWNGHAPLRTADIREVPGARVIDELSFSEAVELSYFGAPVVHPRSLLPASGTGLPVRLSWWNDIQGPCTVVRPMAHAERIPESTVNGRVKGFSIIHDVALINIEGTGMSGVPGISSRLFSTMRDGSISVSFISQASSEYSICFAVAAVQAQDAMTLAHDAFRHELSLGLIQRIDSEPGCAILAVVGDRMSGTPGIAARVFSSLSKVGVNVRAIAQGSSERNISAVIKDSDSTRALQGLHAGIFLSRRTLSVGIFGLGGIGSTLLEQLRVQSERLHEEFGVDIRIRAMANSTRMLLDEEGVDLDTWKERFKKDSVLLDTQKVIEHVTVPYFPHAVIFDCSASGELPRNYVSWLEKGAHIITPNKKAGAGPYGLYDKLMKTCRSTGRRFLYEATVGAGLPVISTLQDLVRTGDRVHRIEGIVSGTLAWLFSQYDGSKPFSSLVREAREMGYTEPDPRDDLSGMDVARKTVILARELGYTVETADLQVTSLVPEQLCNMDVPLFMARLQEMDVPMEKLFKEAEARGEKLRYVGQIDGNGRCSVSLNSYPAEHPFAQTVGTNNVICFTTDRYHEFPLVITGPGAGKEVTAGGVFADLLRLCAYLGARL, via the coding sequence ATGAAGGATATTCGAGTACATTCACTCCCCGGCACACTTGCGCTGGATGCCGATGCCCCTGAGAAATTGGCAGAAATAGCGGCTTTGGTACCGGCGATCCATGTGTTCATCATCGGACCTGTACGACGGGTGTCTTATGATCTTGCGTTCTCCATCCGACAGTCTCACGGGAATGCGGAAGCCGCCATGAAAGCCCTGGAGGACGGACAGGAACTATGGAACCATCTTGTCTATGACCGTCTTGGCAAGGGAAAGGCCTCTGGAAGCATTTCAGCACATATCGCTTCCAACATAGCGACAGCCAGGGAAATACTGCATGTTTTGGATGGTTCCCTTGCTTTTCCTGGAGGTTCTGATAGATATGTTGATGCCCTTGGCTCCCATTGGGCGGCAGAAATCTGCCGGGCGGCAATGAAACAGAAGGGCATGGATGTAGTTTTGGTGGATTACCCTCAGGCACTGCGCAAAGGAAACTCAATCCTTACATCTCCCATTGTCCTGATTTACGGAGATATCCGTGGAGAAGAAGACATCGACGTTTCAACTGATCCTGATGGAGAGACCCTTGCCGAACATGCCGCCAGTCGTCTTGGCCCCTTGTTGGGAGCAGGAGGCATAACGTTCTGGAACGGACACGCGCCTCTGCGTACCGCCGACATACGTGAAGTCCCCGGAGCACGTGTCATTGATGAACTTTCCTTTTCGGAGGCTGTGGAACTATCCTATTTCGGAGCTCCTGTGGTTCATCCACGGTCGCTGTTGCCCGCTTCCGGAACAGGATTACCGGTGCGCTTGTCATGGTGGAATGACATCCAAGGTCCTTGTACCGTAGTCCGTCCCATGGCGCATGCGGAAAGAATTCCGGAATCGACGGTCAATGGCAGGGTCAAGGGATTTTCCATCATTCACGATGTCGCTTTGATCAACATTGAAGGTACTGGGATGAGTGGAGTTCCCGGTATCTCAAGCCGTCTGTTTTCTACGATGCGTGATGGTAGCATATCGGTTTCCTTCATCAGCCAAGCGTCCAGTGAGTATTCCATCTGTTTTGCAGTCGCTGCTGTTCAGGCACAGGATGCCATGACTCTGGCACACGACGCTTTCCGCCATGAGCTCTCTCTCGGACTCATTCAACGCATTGACAGTGAGCCTGGCTGTGCAATCCTTGCGGTTGTCGGAGACAGAATGAGCGGGACTCCGGGCATTGCCGCGCGTGTCTTCTCCTCCCTGTCCAAGGTAGGCGTGAATGTTCGGGCAATTGCGCAGGGTTCTTCGGAAAGAAACATCAGCGCAGTGATAAAGGACTCGGACAGTACCCGCGCCCTTCAGGGGCTTCATGCAGGTATCTTTTTGTCTCGCAGGACTTTGTCTGTAGGAATATTTGGACTGGGTGGCATTGGTTCCACATTATTGGAACAGCTCAGGGTACAAAGTGAAAGACTGCATGAGGAGTTTGGCGTTGATATCCGCATCAGGGCTATGGCAAACAGCACACGAATGCTTCTGGATGAGGAAGGTGTGGATCTTGATACATGGAAGGAACGTTTTAAAAAAGATTCCGTGCTTTTGGATACCCAAAAAGTCATTGAGCATGTGACAGTCCCATATTTTCCCCATGCGGTCATCTTTGATTGCAGCGCCAGTGGAGAACTCCCGCGCAATTATGTCTCATGGTTGGAAAAAGGCGCTCATATCATCACGCCTAACAAAAAAGCCGGAGCAGGTCCTTATGGGTTGTATGACAAACTGATGAAGACTTGTCGTTCCACTGGTCGTCGTTTTCTGTATGAAGCTACTGTCGGTGCCGGTCTGCCGGTCATCAGCACCTTGCAGGACTTGGTACGCACCGGAGATCGCGTACATCGGATTGAAGGCATTGTAAGTGGAACTTTGGCATGGCTTTTCTCACAGTATGATGGAAGCAAGCCTTTTAGTTCATTGGTGCGTGAGGCCAGGGAAATGGGCTATACGGAACCTGATCCACGGGATGATCTATCCGGCATGGATGTGGCACGCAAGACAGTCATTCTTGCCCGTGAGTTAGGTTATACGGTTGAGACAGCCGATTTGCAAGTCACGTCCTTGGTGCCGGAGCAGCTTTGCAACATGGATGTCCCCCTGTTCATGGCGCGGCTGCAAGAGATGGACGTACCGATGGAGAAGTTGTTCAAAGAGGCTGAAGCGAGGGGAGAAAAACTTCGGTATGTCGGTCAGATTGATGGAAATGGTCGTTGTTCTGTCAGCCTGAACAGCTATCCCGCTGAACATCCTTTTGCCCAGACTGTCGGTACAAACAATGTCATTTGCTTCACCACCGACAGGTATCATGAGTTTCCGCTGGTCATCACAGGGCCAGGAGCCGGAAAAGAAGTGACTGCTGGTGGAGTATTCGCGGACTTGCTGAGATTGTGTGCGTATCTTGGCGCACGGTTGTAA
- a CDS encoding galactokinase, with translation MAILTPPDIDTLHAVYPQLYGSDYDATKMDERFHNLLDGFIRIFGKTERPALFSTPGRTELAGNHTDHNMGKVIAASINLDTIAAVIPTDDNTVQLISEGFRPVSVNLSDLAPKEEEKESSTALVRGIARSFSDEGIALRGWKAYTTSTVLKGSGLSSSAAIEILCATIFNHYSNNDAWSPIKLAQIGKYAENVYFNKPSGLMDQAACAHGGIIGMDFANPANVLVTPVSFDFFQAGYVLTIVDTGGNHADLTSDYASIPPEMGMISAFFNKKYLREVPQEEFYAALPALHKSVKNDRSLLRAIHFFDENNRVAAMLNALQNNDMTTYLSLTNEACHSAFEYLQNLYSPHNPLEQGLGLALALSRRILNGCGACRNHGGGFAGTILAYVPVDLFPHYKKEMELVFGKNSVTALAIRHRKSSRIL, from the coding sequence ATGGCAATCCTCACTCCACCTGACATTGACACGCTGCATGCCGTCTACCCACAGCTTTATGGGAGTGATTATGACGCAACAAAGATGGATGAGCGTTTCCATAATCTCCTTGACGGGTTCATCAGAATCTTTGGGAAAACCGAACGCCCTGCGCTTTTCAGTACTCCAGGCAGAACAGAACTGGCGGGAAACCATACTGATCACAACATGGGGAAAGTCATTGCAGCCTCAATCAACCTTGATACCATTGCTGCGGTAATCCCTACTGACGACAATACGGTTCAACTGATTAGCGAAGGCTTTAGACCCGTTAGCGTGAACCTCTCCGACCTTGCGCCAAAGGAAGAAGAAAAAGAGTCAAGTACGGCACTTGTACGCGGCATTGCACGTTCATTTTCAGATGAAGGCATCGCACTACGAGGATGGAAGGCATATACGACATCCACTGTCTTGAAAGGTTCCGGGCTGAGCAGCTCGGCTGCCATTGAAATACTCTGCGCAACCATATTCAACCATTATTCCAATAATGACGCGTGGTCGCCCATCAAGCTGGCACAAATCGGGAAATATGCAGAAAATGTCTATTTCAACAAGCCCAGCGGATTGATGGATCAGGCCGCCTGCGCCCACGGCGGCATAATAGGCATGGATTTCGCTAATCCTGCAAATGTTCTTGTCACACCGGTTTCCTTTGATTTCTTCCAGGCAGGATATGTCCTGACAATCGTAGATACCGGTGGGAATCATGCTGATTTGACCAGTGATTATGCTTCAATTCCACCCGAAATGGGAATGATATCCGCTTTTTTTAACAAGAAATATCTTAGGGAAGTCCCACAGGAAGAATTTTACGCCGCACTTCCAGCTCTCCATAAAAGCGTGAAGAATGACCGATCCCTTCTCCGTGCCATCCATTTTTTTGATGAAAACAATCGTGTCGCGGCAATGCTCAATGCGCTCCAGAACAATGATATGACAACATACCTTTCCTTGACCAATGAAGCCTGTCACTCAGCCTTCGAGTATCTTCAGAACCTTTATTCCCCCCATAACCCTCTTGAACAGGGTCTTGGACTGGCACTGGCGTTAAGCCGCAGGATACTGAATGGATGCGGTGCATGCAGAAATCATGGAGGAGGATTCGCCGGAACGATACTTGCCTATGTGCCCGTGGATTTATTCCCTCATTACAAAAAAGAGATGGAGCTGGTGTTTGGGAAAAACAGCGTGACTGCACTCGCCATCAGACATAGGAAGTCATCACGCATCTTATAG
- a CDS encoding lysophospholipid acyltransferase family protein yields the protein MELDISESLVDVVAEEEKEDIQEIELNEARYIDVMNGARGPRWWRLFRQAVREDEAGMLPKVFLHCLSLVTKMPKVLVRRKGEKRRLYTFNVIQSWCRKICHKTNLHLEIVGASNVPYGRACLYVCNHMSAMDIPALFAVSPIPFAFVANSLFSQLPFFSFWTDHSGSVYVKQGDGAEEMKAMRDMIASLKGGASLALFPEGYIFQHEGLAEFKRGGISSAVIAQVPIVPVCIWGTQDAFPPGHLYIKPDTKIRIEFGDPIETAGMKKQERKDIEEKVRIVLFGMKTRVAKESHGERVGWGESAQ from the coding sequence ATGGAATTGGATATCAGCGAATCGCTTGTAGATGTTGTTGCTGAAGAAGAAAAAGAAGACATCCAAGAAATCGAGCTCAATGAGGCACGATATATCGATGTCATGAACGGGGCGAGAGGGCCTCGCTGGTGGAGACTTTTCCGACAGGCTGTGCGGGAGGATGAGGCAGGGATGCTACCGAAAGTGTTCCTCCATTGTCTGTCGCTCGTGACCAAGATGCCCAAGGTGCTTGTGCGTCGTAAAGGTGAGAAACGCAGGCTCTATACATTCAATGTAATCCAGTCCTGGTGTCGGAAGATTTGCCACAAGACAAATCTGCACCTTGAGATCGTAGGAGCTTCTAATGTTCCTTATGGTCGGGCTTGCCTGTATGTGTGCAATCATATGTCTGCCATGGATATTCCTGCTTTGTTCGCAGTATCTCCCATTCCTTTTGCTTTTGTTGCCAACAGTCTGTTTTCACAACTTCCTTTCTTTAGCTTCTGGACCGATCATTCAGGTTCCGTATATGTGAAGCAGGGAGATGGAGCGGAAGAAATGAAAGCCATGAGGGATATGATTGCCTCTTTGAAAGGAGGCGCGTCTCTTGCGCTTTTTCCCGAAGGTTATATTTTCCAACACGAAGGCTTGGCTGAGTTCAAGAGAGGTGGTATTTCATCTGCCGTCATTGCCCAAGTTCCTATTGTTCCTGTGTGCATCTGGGGAACGCAGGATGCATTCCCCCCCGGACATCTCTATATCAAGCCTGATACGAAAATACGGATTGAATTTGGCGATCCCATCGAAACAGCTGGCATGAAAAAACAGGAAAGAAAAGATATCGAGGAAAAGGTCAGGATTGTCTTGTTCGGCATGAAGACTCGTGTGGCAAAGGAATCCCACGGAGAGCGGGTAGGATGGGGTGAATCAGCACAATGA
- a CDS encoding InlB B-repeat-containing protein translates to MTLYAQWEKNEYTVSFHANGATGIAPTSITDYVETTVTLPGHGTLEKSGYSFGGWNTELAGNGDSYAAGSSFEIPSQNVTLYAQWEKNQYTVSFNGNGSTGGSVPTSITDYVETTVTLPGHGTLEKSGYSFGGWNTELAGNGDSYAAGSSFEIPSQDVTLYAQWEKNQYTVSFNGNGSTGGSAPTSITDYVETAVTLPDCGTLEKSGYSFGGWNTDLAGNGDSYAAGSSFEIPSQNVTLYAQWEKNQYTVSFNGNGSTGGSAPTSITDYVETAVTLPGHGTLEKSGYSFGGWNTELAGNGDSYAAGSSFEIPSQNVTLYAQWEKNEYTITFDGNGHTGGTVPEPIIVNRGDEANVQGQGSLVKTNHVFAGWSTDPFGAGDSFWDSYFIPSDDMLLYAVWIRQYTVTFDGNGHTGGTVPAPITAFEGDEITVPGQGSLLRWEEGRDEGDPSGYRPFKGWINSYDGLLYGTGESDDEFFLMPPSDVILTADWVDF, encoded by the coding sequence GTGACGTTGTATGCACAGTGGGAGAAGAACGAATACACCGTCTCCTTTCATGCCAACGGTGCTACCGGTATTGCACCGACATCGATAACCGACTATGTGGAAACGACGGTCACACTACCAGGTCATGGAACATTGGAAAAGAGCGGTTATTCCTTTGGCGGATGGAATACCGAGCTTGCTGGTAATGGAGATTCATATGCCGCGGGTTCCTCCTTCGAGATTCCCTCCCAGAATGTGACGTTATATGCACAGTGGGAGAAGAACCAATACACCGTCTCCTTCAACGGCAATGGTTCCACGGGCGGATCTGTACCGACATCGATAACCGATTATGTGGAAACGACGGTCACACTACCAGGTCACGGAACATTGGAAAAGAGCGGTTATTCCTTTGGCGGATGGAATACCGAGCTTGCTGGCAATGGAGATTCATATGCCGCTGGTTCCTCCTTCGAGATTCCCTCCCAGGATGTGACGTTGTATGCACAGTGGGAGAAGAACCAATACACCGTCTCCTTCAACGGCAATGGTTCCACGGGCGGTTCTGCACCGACATCGATAACCGACTATGTGGAAACGGCGGTCACACTACCAGATTGCGGAACATTGGAAAAGAGCGGTTATTCCTTTGGCGGATGGAATACCGATCTTGCTGGTAATGGAGATTCATATGCCGCTGGTTCCTCCTTCGAGATTCCCTCCCAGAATGTGACGTTGTATGCACAGTGGGAGAAGAACCAATACACCGTCTCCTTCAACGGCAATGGTTCCACGGGCGGTTCTGCACCGACATCGATAACCGATTATGTGGAAACGGCGGTCACACTACCAGGTCACGGAACATTGGAAAAGAGCGGTTATTCCTTTGGCGGATGGAATACCGAGCTTGCTGGTAATGGAGATTCATATGCCGCTGGTTCCTCCTTCGAGATTCCCTCCCAGAATGTGACGTTGTATGCACAGTGGGAGAAGAACGAATACACCATCACTTTTGATGGCAACGGGCATACAGGCGGAACTGTACCGGAGCCGATAATCGTCAATAGAGGAGACGAGGCTAATGTACAAGGTCAGGGATCACTGGTGAAAACCAATCATGTTTTTGCCGGATGGAGTACTGATCCCTTTGGCGCCGGGGACAGTTTTTGGGATAGTTACTTCATTCCCTCTGATGACATGTTGCTGTATGCAGTCTGGATAAGGCAATACACCGTCACTTTTGATGGCAACGGGCATACAGGCGGAACTGTACCAGCGCCGATAACCGCCTTTGAAGGAGACGAGATTACAGTACCAGGTCAGGGATCACTGCTGCGGTGGGAGGAAGGGAGAGACGAGGGGGATCCGTCGGGTTATCGTCCTTTTAAAGGATGGATCAATTCGTATGACGGACTACTCTATGGAACTGGAGAATCCGATGATGAGTTTTTCTTGATGCCGCCTTCCGACGTGATACTGACGGCAGACTGGGTTGATTTTTAA
- a CDS encoding RecQ family ATP-dependent DNA helicase yields the protein MLDKSFGGIKLRPFQSLIIEDMLEAEQNDACDPGHLVILPTGGGKTLCFMLPALLMNGISIIVYPLLSLMNDQKRKMTDSPVPVFCLRGGQTYAQRDDIWRKLSHLNQAIILTNPETLVNPHVRQRLEKLDISLFVLDEAHTLIQWGNSFRPAYHDLSQTLPTLGARHVMAFTATSGDGMTGQLIASLFNRVPPHIVRADIDRPNIIYHVRRTLCPDREIVLLAAIAPRPLLVFCPTRRETWRCATEIALALPHIPVRAYHAGLGRKEREETESWFISSQDAVLCATCAFGMGVDKPNIRSVVHVRLPSTVEEYLQESGRAGRDGNTSHAWVIITGMEKPCQGYQNAFMEPHGCIRRTVLEKMGQQGTFCSGCDICDSTYVNEAEAENDILKEILWHPLRHNPDTLSAWLRANEDNWNENITDHLAGDACGAMRWTPSQAKEAVRTLIHRNRIKILHFPLLNDRIVLKH from the coding sequence ATGCTGGACAAATCTTTCGGCGGCATCAAACTAAGGCCATTCCAGAGCCTTATCATAGAAGATATGCTTGAGGCAGAACAAAACGATGCCTGCGATCCGGGGCATCTCGTCATCCTGCCGACAGGAGGAGGAAAAACTCTCTGCTTCATGCTGCCTGCCCTGCTCATGAACGGAATTTCCATCATTGTCTACCCTCTGCTCTCCCTGATGAATGACCAGAAACGCAAGATGACTGACAGTCCGGTTCCGGTATTTTGCCTGAGAGGAGGTCAGACATATGCCCAGCGTGATGACATCTGGCGGAAACTTTCCCATCTCAACCAGGCAATCATCCTGACAAACCCGGAAACGCTCGTTAATCCTCATGTCCGACAACGACTTGAAAAGTTGGATATCAGTCTCTTTGTCCTTGACGAGGCTCATACTCTCATACAGTGGGGAAATTCCTTCCGTCCTGCTTATCATGACCTGTCTCAAACCCTGCCAACGCTTGGCGCACGCCATGTCATGGCTTTCACCGCGACATCTGGAGACGGAATGACCGGACAACTCATCGCCAGTCTTTTTAACCGGGTGCCTCCCCACATTGTCCGAGCTGACATTGATAGACCAAACATCATCTATCATGTCAGAAGAACCCTATGTCCTGACAGGGAAATAGTACTTCTTGCCGCCATTGCCCCGCGCCCGCTTCTTGTTTTCTGCCCTACCCGCAGAGAAACATGGCGTTGTGCTACGGAAATTGCGCTTGCACTCCCTCATATTCCAGTACGAGCTTATCATGCCGGGTTAGGAAGAAAAGAAAGAGAAGAAACAGAATCATGGTTTATTTCAAGTCAGGATGCCGTCCTTTGCGCAACCTGCGCCTTTGGCATGGGGGTGGATAAACCGAATATCAGGAGTGTCGTCCATGTACGGCTTCCTTCCACTGTTGAAGAATATCTCCAGGAATCCGGCAGAGCGGGACGTGACGGAAATACATCCCATGCGTGGGTCATCATCACCGGAATGGAAAAGCCATGCCAAGGATATCAGAATGCCTTCATGGAACCGCACGGCTGCATCCGCCGAACTGTGCTTGAAAAGATGGGACAACAAGGAACTTTCTGTTCCGGCTGTGATATCTGTGATAGTACATACGTGAACGAAGCGGAAGCGGAGAATGATATTCTCAAGGAAATCTTATGGCATCCTCTGCGCCACAATCCCGATACCTTGTCGGCATGGCTCAGAGCCAATGAGGACAACTGGAATGAAAACATTACAGATCACCTTGCAGGAGACGCTTGCGGCGCAATGCGCTGGACACCGAGCCAAGCCAAGGAAGCCGTAAGAACTCTCATACATAGAAATAGAATAAAAATCCTGCATTTTCCATTGCTTAATGATAGGATAGTACTGAAACACTGA
- the thrC gene encoding threonine synthase, giving the protein MKFFSTRKKAPHVNLGESLLTGLAPDGGLYVPETIPARDFREYFPSSFPALAADVLSPFFEKDPLASSLDDICASAFNFPVPLHSLGDDREVLELFHGPTAAFKDFGARFLARSMEKELVRSGRTLTILVATSGDTGGAVAAAFHGCRGINVKVLFPKGRVSARQKRQLTCWGDNISAYEVEGSFDDCQKMVKDAFMDKDVSRRERLSSANSINLGRLLPQMTYYVHSALEFKKKHGANPLVIVPSGNVGNSCAGYWAKTSGAPIARIALAVNANSTIVDFLSSGRYEPRPSVATLANAMDVGAPSNMERLQELFPSFKEFSANVTAWSVSDEHIRETIGKTWENDRYVMCPHTATAEYVRLTHFPREKSIIVSTAHPAKFETIVEPLVGHSVAVPDSLAVLLEKKETYQSIPADHHLLFA; this is encoded by the coding sequence ATGAAATTTTTTTCGACACGGAAGAAAGCGCCGCACGTGAACCTGGGAGAATCTCTGCTGACCGGATTGGCTCCTGATGGCGGTCTATATGTTCCTGAAACCATTCCTGCCAGGGATTTCCGGGAATATTTCCCATCATCATTTCCTGCTCTGGCGGCGGATGTCCTGTCGCCATTCTTTGAGAAAGATCCACTTGCTTCAAGTCTGGACGATATTTGTGCATCGGCTTTCAATTTTCCTGTCCCTCTCCATAGCTTGGGAGATGATCGAGAGGTCTTGGAATTGTTTCATGGGCCTACTGCGGCCTTCAAGGATTTCGGGGCACGTTTCTTGGCACGTTCCATGGAGAAAGAGCTTGTCCGTTCCGGACGCACTCTGACCATATTGGTGGCTACCAGCGGTGATACGGGAGGAGCGGTGGCTGCGGCGTTCCATGGATGCAGAGGAATTAACGTGAAGGTGCTTTTCCCCAAGGGACGGGTTTCCGCCCGACAGAAACGGCAGCTGACCTGTTGGGGGGACAATATTTCAGCATATGAAGTCGAAGGTTCATTCGATGACTGTCAGAAAATGGTCAAGGATGCTTTCATGGACAAGGATGTTTCCCGTAGAGAGAGGCTGTCAAGTGCGAACAGCATCAATCTTGGACGGCTTCTGCCTCAAATGACGTATTACGTACATAGTGCCTTGGAATTCAAGAAAAAACATGGTGCGAATCCTCTGGTCATTGTTCCTAGCGGTAATGTCGGGAATAGTTGCGCTGGTTACTGGGCAAAGACTTCAGGCGCTCCTATTGCGCGTATCGCCTTGGCTGTAAATGCGAATAGCACAATCGTTGACTTTCTTTCCAGCGGACGATATGAACCACGCCCCAGCGTGGCGACATTGGCGAACGCGATGGATGTGGGAGCCCCCTCAAACATGGAAAGGCTCCAGGAGCTGTTTCCGAGCTTTAAGGAATTTTCCGCAAACGTCACTGCCTGGAGTGTCTCGGACGAACACATTAGAGAAACAATCGGGAAAACGTGGGAAAATGACCGGTATGTCATGTGTCCGCATACGGCAACCGCTGAATATGTCAGACTGACACACTTCCCCAGAGAAAAGAGTATCATTGTCTCAACGGCTCATCCGGCGAAGTTTGAGACCATAGTGGAACCTCTGGTAGGGCATTCTGTCGCTGTTCCTGACTCATTGGCGGTTTTGCTTGAAAAGAAAGAGACGTATCAGTCGATTCCGGCTGACCATCATCTCCTTTTTGCATGA